A stretch of the Glandiceps talaboti chromosome 23, keGlaTala1.1, whole genome shotgun sequence genome encodes the following:
- the LOC144452942 gene encoding wee1-like protein kinase 1-A yields the protein MASPSPCKFGLATRCGRSPVQRLDFRDTFDSSGEEDVPDGPFVSPVHVLLNNNRDDTSHLWDPDFASPPASPITNRPYNCSRNASPMDIARKTSSPSPDSDFEFKRPTAVPDTPIPHKRMRNLRLYDTPHTPNTLLKRATTSKGTPETKRNLIGALFSGANRDSEKRRPLTAPRVQKKHTANVNPFTPDALGNVSKKRTRADLRTVLDSDSEDEEFDGFFLGNPSKKVALRENNISRYNEEFVEICKIGSGEFGSVYKCINRLDGCYYAIKKSKKPIAGSVDEKMAMNEVYAHAVLGTHVHVVRYYSAWAEDDHMLIQNEYCNAGSLADVISDQRRSGKVLSEAELKQILAQIIQGLRYIHSQGLVHMDIKPGNIFVHRKEAINRSPGSDGCQSDSCDDEDDYSSSDRNVTIYKIGDLGHVTSIANPRVEEGDVRFLSNEILQEDYSNLAKADIFSLALTIIASGSKTPLPMNGETWHRIRAGKLPRLQQCSEDMNRLLCSMVHPDPRARPSSLTLAQHPLLCPHAKRSVIQLRKELNAAKFQNAILTRELQEAQKQNEKATFPRVSDRSSRLIGRKINRSMSLTMY from the exons ATGGCGTCCCCATCCCCATGCAAGTTTGGCTTAGCGACAAGATGTGGTCGATCGCCGGTCCAGAGGTTAGATTTCCGAGACACGTTCGACTCATCCGGAGAAGAAGATGTCCCAGACGGTCCTTTCGTCAGCCCTGTACACGTTCTACTCAACAACAACCGGGATGATACGTCGCATTTATGGGACCCAGATTTTGCCAGTCCTCCAGCAAGTCCAATCACCAACCGACCTTACAATTGTTCAAGAAATGCATCACCGATGGATATTGCAAGAAAAACATCATCACCGTCGCCAGATTCAGACTTCGAGTTCAAACGTCCGACAGCAGTTCCCGACACACCCATCCCTCACAAACGGATGAGAAATCTCAGACTTTACGATACTCCACATACTCCGAACACTTTATTGAAACGAGCTACAACGAGTAAAGGTACACCAGAAACCAAACGGAATCTCATAGGTGCATTATTTTCTGGAGCAAACAGAGACTCTGAGAAGCGACGACCACTCACTGCTCCGAGGGTCCAAAAGAAACACACTGCAAATGTCAACCCATTTACACCCGATGCACTGGGAAATGTTTCCAAAAAGAGAACCAGAGCTGATTTAAG GACTGTTTTAGACAGTGACAGTGAAGACGAAGAGTTTGATGGTTTCTTCCTTGGCAATCCTTCAAAG AAAGTAGCACTTAGAGAAAACAACATATCCAGGTATAACGAAGAGTTTGTTGAAATATGTAAGATCGGATCTGGAGAGTTTGGTTCtgtctacaaatgtattaatcgACTAGATGGCTGTTACTACGCTATCAAGAAATCCAAGAAGCCAATAGCTGGATCAGTTGATGA AAAAATGGCTATGAATGAAGTGTATGCCCATGCAGTGTTAggaacacatgtacatgtagtcaggTATTACTCAGCTTGGGCTGAAGATGATCATATGTTGATTCAGAATGAATATTGTAATG CTGGTAGTCTTGCTGATGTGATCTCAGACCAGAGGCGGAGTGGTAAAGTGTTATCAGAAGCAGAACTCAAACAAATATTAGCACAGATTATACAAGGACTACGGTATATACACTCACAGGGATTGGTCCATATGGATATCAAACCAG gaaatatttttgtacataGGAAAGAAGCAATAAACAGGTCACCAGGTAGCGACGGTTGTCAAAGTGACAGTTGTGATGATGAAGACGATTATTCAAGTTCCGATAGAAATGTGACAATCTATAAAATTG GTGACTTAGGTCATGTGACATCAATAGCCAACCCCAGGGTAGAAGAGGGAGATGTCCGGTTCTTGTCCAATGAAATCCTTCAGGAG GACTATTCCAATCTTGCAAAGGCGGACATCTTCTCTCTAGCACTTACCATTATAGCATCTGGAAGCAAAACACCGTTACCAATGAATGGCGAGACGTGGCATAGGATACGAGCTGGCAAGTTACCACGGTTACAGCAGTGTTCTGAGGATATGAACCGATTGTTATGTAGTATGGTACATCCTGATCCCCGTGCTAGGCCATCATCATTGACGTTAGCACAACATCCGTTACTCTGTCCACATGCAAAGAGATCTGTCATTCAACTCAGGAAAGAACTGAATGCTGCCAAATTTCAGAATGCAATACTTACAAG AGAACTTCAAGAAGCTCAGAAGCAAAATGAAAAAGCAACTTTTCCACGAGTATCCGATAGAAGTTCCCGTCTCATAGGCAGGAAAATTAACAGGAGTATGAGCCTCACAATGTactga
- the LOC144453025 gene encoding T-complex protein 11-like protein 1, translating into MPLDKKTDPEDIDQQEARGASSDDSHDLNSSGEGEIFRKRQRLRTPSPGLSPRGTPQASPPRFASMEQIMAAASGVGNMALAHEIAVDKDFELKPMELPEYSLEKQIKEIVHKAFWDNLQSSLSEDPPSYEHAIGMLGEVKQELLSLLLPPHNKIRTEINEVLDLELIKQQADHESIDVHKYANFVISIMSKLCAPVRDEEIQKLTDISDIVDLFKNIFHILELMKLDMANFTIQSMRPHIQQQSVEYERKKFEDFLKTQDEQDGLEFTKLWLKSATDTAVKAQQTFQSVATTNASTSPSTTVVDGPTASSLIATVPPAVVLNQGYVNLLEWDNSQLYPETLLMDQSRFYDIQDKVDEMVLMSSVLLITYTTAGNAITGIQGFMDKLKNVIKVLLEGEGELDVKLIGISEQICKEVNECLTQHQFPAMDEARQNALKKQIQNMKDKDDKVRKLLDARTKAFFRLVISATVPFDPKTKIPPGLGPVHKELIDLSGQFLRIIAHNRAVFAPFYADIIKELKTQGLTQEGNKDMKTNTDNNEDSGSQKNTNTDEKSE; encoded by the exons ATGCCGCTAGACAAAAAGACTGATCCTGAAGATATTGATCAACAAGAAGCTAGGGGTGCTTCATCTGATGACTCACATGACTTGAACTCCTCAGGTGAAGGGGAAATATTTAGGAAAAGACAGAGGCTGAGAACACCAAGTCCTGGATTAAGTCCAAGAGGAACCCCACAAG CATCTCCACCAAGATTTGCCTCAATGGAACAAATCATGGCAGCCGCCAGTGGTGTTGGTAATATGGCATTGGCTCATGAAATAGCCGTAGATAAAGACTTTGAACTCAAACCAATGGAACTGCCAGAATACTC ATTGGAAAAACAAATCAAAGAGATTGTTCACAAGGCATTCTGGGATAATTTACAATCAAGTTTGAGTGAAGATCCACCAAGCTATGAACACGCCATAGGAATGCTGGGAGAAGTTAAACAA GAGTTGTTGTCTCTCTTACTACCGCCACACAATAAAATAAGAACAGAGATAAACGAAGTATTGGATCTTGAATTAATTAAACAGCAGGCTGATCATGAATCCATTGACGTCCataaatatgctaattttgtCATCTCTATCATGTCGAAACTGTGTGCTCCAGTCCGAGATGAGGAAATTCAGAAACTGACAGATATTAGTGATATCGTCGACTTATTCAA AAATATCTTCCATATCCTAGAACTGATGAAGCTAGATATGGCTAACTTTACCATACAAAGTATGAGACCACATATCCAACAACAATCTGTAGAGTATGAACGTAAGAAGTTTGAAGACTTTCTCAAGACACAAGATGAACAAG ATGGTTTAGAGTTCACTAAACTATGGTTAAAATCAGCTACAGATACAGCTGTCAAAGCTCAACAAACATTCCAGTCAGTTGCCACTACCAACGCAAGTACATCTCCATCAACCACAGTGGTTGACGGGCCAACCGCATCTAGTCTCATAGCAACAGTACCTCCAGCAGTGGTTCTGAATCAGGGATATGTAAATCTACTGGAGTGGGATAACTCACAGTTATATCCAGAG ACATTACTGATGGACCAAAGTCGTTTTTATGACATCCAAGACAAAGTTGACGAGATGGTATTAATGTCATCGGTTCTTCTCATCACGTACACCACAGCAGGCAATGCTATAACAGGTATACAGGGTTTCATGGACAAActtaaaaatgtcatcaaagttCTACTAGAAGGAGAAGG tgAACTTGATGTTAAACTGATTGGTATAAGTGAACAGATCTGTAAAGAAGTCAATGAATGTCTTACACAACATCAGTTTCCTGCCATGGATGAAGCTAGACAAAATGCACTCAAGAAACAAATACAGAATATGAAAGACAAAGATGACAAAGTCCGCAAACTTTTAG ATGCAAGGACAAAAGCTTTCTTCCGATTGGTCATCTCAGCAACGGTGCCCTTTGACCCCAAGACTAAGATCCCTCCAGGTTTAGGACCAGTACACAAAGAACTGATAGATCTAAGTGGTCAGTTTCTTAGGATCATAGCGCATAACAGAGCTGTGTTTGCACCGTTTTATGCCGACATTATCAAAGAGCTGAAGACACAGGGATTAACACAGGAAGGAAACAAAGACATGAAGACCAACACAGACAATAATGAAGATTCAGGTTcacagaaaaatacaaatactgatGAGAAATCTGAGTAA